The following proteins are co-located in the Phocoena phocoena chromosome 1, mPhoPho1.1, whole genome shotgun sequence genome:
- the LOC136121930 gene encoding pre-mRNA-splicing factor SYF2-like, whose translation MAAKAKAEEVPVDGAEEQQPPAAAEELAAQKREQRLRKFRELHLKWECTARGEDYKKVKLLEISAEDAEKWERKKRRKNPNLGFSDYAAAQLHQYHRLTKQIRPDMETYERLREKHGEEFYPTSNSLLHGTHVPSTEETDRMVVDLEKQIEKRDKYSRRRPYNDDADIDYINERNAKFNKKAERFYGKYTAEIKQNLERRTAV comes from the exons ATGGCGGCAAAGGCTAAGGCAgaggag GTGCCGGTAGACGGCGCGGAGGAACAGCAGCCCCCTGCGGCGGCCGAGGAGCTGGCCGCCCAGAAGCGCGAACAGAGACTGCGCAAATTTCGGGAGCTGCACCTGAAGTGG GAATGTACAGCAAGAGGGGAAGACTATAAGAAAGTCAAGTTGCTCGAGATCAGTGCAGAAGATGCAGAAAAATgggagaggaaaaagaggaggaaaaacccCAATCTGGGATTTTCAG ATTATGCTGCTGCCCAATTACACCAGTATCATAGGTTGACAAAGCAGATCAGACCTGACATGGAAACATATGAGAGACTGAGAGAAAAGCA TGGAGAGGAGTTCTACCCAACATCTAACAGTCTTCTTCACGGAACACACGTGCCTTCCACAGAGGAAACTGATAGGATGGTCGTAGACTTGGAAAAGCA AATTGAGAAACGAGACAAATACAGCCGGAGACGTCCTTATAATGATGATGCAGATATTGActacattaatgaaagaaatgctAAATTCAACAAGAAGGCAGAAAGATTCTATGGGAAATATACAGCTGAAATTAAGCAAAACTTGGAAAGAAGAACAGCTGTCTAA
- the SYF2 gene encoding pre-mRNA-splicing factor SYF2 produces the protein MAAATVAEKVPVDGAEEQQPPAAAEELAAQKREQRLRKFRELHLKRNEARKLNHQEVVEEDKRLKLPANWEAKKARLEWELQEEEKKKECAARGEDYEKVKLLEISAEDAERWERKKRRKNPDLGFSDYAAAQLRQYHRLTKQIKPDMETYERLREKHEEEFYPTSNSLLHGTHVPSTEEIDRMVVDLEKQIEKRDKYSRRRPYNDDADIDYINERNAKFNKKAERFYGKYTAEIKQNLERGTAV, from the exons ATGGCGGCTGCGACAGTAGCAGAAAAG GTGCCGGTAGACGGCGCGGAGGAACAGCAGCCCCCTGCGGCGGCCGAGGAGCTGGCCGCCCAGAAGCGCGAACAGAGACTGCGCAAATTCCGGGAGCTGCACCTGAAGCGG AATGAAGCTCGTAAATTAAATCACCAGGAAGTTGTTGAAGAAGATAAAAGACTTAAGTTACCTGCAAATTGGGAAGCCAAAAAAGCTCGTTTGGAATGGGAActacaagaagaagaaaagaaaaag gaaTGTGCAGCAAGAGGGGAAGACTACGAGAAAGTGAAGTTGCTAGAGATCAGTGCAGAAGATGCAGAAAGATgggagaggaaaaagaggaggaaaaatccCGACCTGGGATTTTCAG attatgcTGCTGCCCAGCTTCGCCAGTACCATCGGCTGACCAAACAGATCAAACCGGACATGGAAACATATGAGAGACTGAGAGAAAAGCA TGAGGAAGAGTTTTACCCAACATCCAACAGTCTTCTTCATGGGACACATGTGCCTTCCACAGAGGAAATTGATAGGATGGTCGTAGACCTGGAAAAACA AATTGAGAAACGAGACAAATACAGCCGGAGACGTCCCTATAATGATGATGCAGATATTGACTACATTAATGAAAGGAATGCCAAATTCAACAAGAAGGCAGAAAGATTCTATGGGAAATATACAGCTGAAATTAAACAGAATTTGGAAAGAGGAACAGCTGTCTAA
- the RSRP1 gene encoding arginine/serine-rich protein 1, with amino-acid sequence MSTYVNDLWPGSPHKASPSSSRSGPSSRLSSASGSRSPPSSPSRSIVSTRSWSRSRSRSRSPPRRRSRSRSRSRRRHRRRYRRYSRSYSRSRSYSRSRSRPRSRRYRERHHGSSRRSYRSFNRPRSRGRSPYRRAYAFARDRPYYGFGRTVYPEERRGWRGRSRTRSRSPTPFRLSEKDRMELLEIAKANAAKALGTANFDLPASLRTVSVSKETNRGTAVLNNGAKSELSDQLIEDETENPNEKSSQQKSIAFSSNNSVAKPLLQKSAKATAEETSSGSPKIDKKKSPYGLWIPVEKNINS; translated from the exons ATGTCCACCTACGTGAACGACCTGTGGCCGGGCTCGCCGCACAAGGCCTCCCCCTCGTCGTCGCGGTCGGGCCCGTCCAGCCGGCTGTCCTCGGCGTCCGGGAGCCGCTCTCCTCCGAGCTCTCCGTCCCGATCCATCGTCTCGACTCGGTCGTGGTCGCggagccgcagccgcagccgcagcccgCCCCGGCGGAGGAGCAGGTCGAGGTCTCGCTCCCGAAGGCGCCACCGGAGGAGGTACCGGCGCTACTCGCGCTCGTACTCGCGGAGCCGCTCGTACTCGCGGAGCCGCTCGCGCCCCCGCAGCCGCCGGTACCGGGAGAGGCACCACGGCTCCTCCAGGAGGTCCTACCGGTCCTTCAACCGCCCCCGCTCCCGAGGCCGCTCGCCTTACCGGAGGGCCTACGCCTTCGCGCGGGACCGCCCTTACTACGGCTTCGGCCGCACCGTCTACCCGGAGGAGCGCAGAGGCTGGAGGGGGCGATCCCGGACCAGGTCGCGCAGCCCAACCCCATTTCGTCTGAGTGAGAAGG ATCGAATGGAGCTGTTAGAAATAGCAAAAGCCAATGCCGCAAAAGCATTAGGAACAGCCAACTTTGACTTGCCAGCTAGTCTCAGAACTGTTTCTGTATCTAAAGAAACCAACCGTGGAACAGCTGTACTGAATAATGGTGCAAAGTCTGAG CTGTCGGATCAGTTAATagaagatgaaacagaaaatccCAACGAGAAGTCTTCCCAGCAAAAAAGCATAGCTTTTAGCTCTAAT AATTCTGTAGCAAAGCCATTGCTTCAGAAATCAGCTAAAGCTACTGCTGAAGAGACCTCTTCAGGATCCCCAAAAATAGATAAGAAGAAAAGTCCATATGGACTGTGGATACCTGTCGAAAAGAACATCAATAGCTAA